A single region of the Streptomyces sp. NBC_01803 genome encodes:
- a CDS encoding glycosyltransferase: MKVLHVVTLHTPTHEFGGPTRVALNLCRGLRERGERAVLVALGDGFDGDRMPRDVDGVPVRLFQARHVLPRFEVSGITSPELLARAWAYVRSADVVHVHLMRDLITLPIALLALQAGTPLVLQTHGMVDPTEKRVARLVDALGVRRVLKKADAVLCLTDRELRETAEVVAPEPIAPQFRLVNGVAAQEKRRVTAGPPTVLYLARVQAGKRPEDFIGAMPAVLERYPEARFVLAGPDTGALEGTLARAEVLGVRGSLDHVGALDGDEVMEQLRAADVFVLPSIQDAFSVSVLESMSVGTPVVVTATTGLASDVQRAGAGRVVASEPDADNGPLVARAVLELLDREANEKASRAAFELVRDSFTIESVLDTLLDIYARLRA; this comes from the coding sequence GTGGTGACGCTGCACACGCCCACGCACGAATTCGGGGGACCCACGCGGGTCGCGCTGAATCTGTGCCGGGGACTGCGTGAGCGCGGGGAGCGGGCGGTGCTCGTCGCGCTGGGGGACGGGTTCGACGGCGATCGGATGCCGCGGGATGTGGACGGGGTGCCCGTCCGGCTGTTCCAGGCGCGGCACGTGCTGCCGCGCTTCGAGGTGAGCGGCATCACCTCGCCCGAGCTGCTGGCCCGGGCCTGGGCCTATGTGCGATCGGCGGATGTCGTGCACGTCCATCTGATGCGGGACTTGATCACGCTGCCGATCGCCCTGCTCGCCCTCCAGGCCGGGACGCCGCTGGTGCTCCAGACCCACGGCATGGTCGACCCGACCGAGAAGCGGGTCGCGCGGCTCGTCGACGCGCTCGGGGTGCGGCGCGTGCTGAAGAAGGCCGACGCGGTGCTGTGCCTCACCGATCGCGAGCTCCGCGAGACCGCCGAGGTGGTGGCGCCGGAGCCCATCGCACCGCAGTTCCGCCTCGTCAACGGCGTCGCCGCGCAGGAGAAGCGGCGGGTGACGGCCGGGCCGCCGACCGTGCTGTATCTGGCTCGGGTGCAGGCCGGGAAGCGGCCGGAGGATTTCATCGGGGCGATGCCCGCCGTCCTGGAGCGGTACCCCGAGGCGCGGTTCGTGCTCGCCGGTCCCGACACGGGCGCGCTGGAAGGGACGTTGGCCAGGGCCGAGGTGCTGGGCGTCCGGGGGTCGCTCGACCATGTGGGGGCGCTGGACGGCGACGAGGTGATGGAACAGCTGCGTGCCGCCGACGTGTTCGTGCTGCCGTCCATCCAGGACGCCTTCTCCGTCTCCGTGCTGGAGTCGATGTCGGTGGGCACCCCGGTCGTCGTGACCGCCACCACGGGCCTGGCGTCCGATGTCCAACGGGCGGGCGCCGGGCGGGTCGTGGCGAGCGAGCCGGACGCCGACAACGGGCCGCTGGTCGCGCGGGCCGTGCTGGAGCTGCTGGACCGGGAGGCCAACGAGAAGGCTTCCCGCGCCGCGTTCGAGCTGGTGCGGGACAGCTTCACCATCGAGAGCGTGCTGGACACGCTGCTCGACATCTACGCACGCCTGCGGGCGTGA
- a CDS encoding glycosyltransferase family 2 protein: MTRLPIVVAIPTKNEAANITTTVRSVIDHFAAVVVVDSDSTDDTRALAKAEGAEVVPYTWDGKYPKKKQWCLDHVRPEIPWMLFVDGDEMPSEELLAELRRIFLDGRPVKPAAFDIPLGYWFGGKRLRHGYTIVKRALLDRTRARFPEPDDLDAPGMGEQEGHYQPLAEPVYRLSAPIEHMDLDPVRTWFDRHNRYSDWEAWLEEHPEVREQIRTAKTRQGQIFHRAPLKPLVSFAYAYVYRRGFLDGRAGFDYALAMSFYRWQIGLKARELRDG; the protein is encoded by the coding sequence GTGACCCGTCTACCGATCGTGGTGGCGATACCGACCAAGAACGAGGCGGCCAACATCACCACCACGGTGCGTTCGGTCATCGATCACTTCGCGGCCGTGGTCGTCGTCGACTCCGACAGCACCGACGACACCCGCGCCCTCGCCAAGGCCGAGGGCGCGGAGGTCGTCCCCTACACCTGGGACGGCAAGTACCCCAAGAAGAAGCAGTGGTGCCTCGACCACGTGCGCCCCGAGATCCCGTGGATGCTGTTCGTCGACGGGGACGAGATGCCGAGCGAGGAGCTGCTCGCCGAGCTGCGCCGGATCTTCCTGGACGGCAGGCCGGTCAAGCCGGCCGCGTTCGACATCCCGCTGGGCTACTGGTTCGGCGGGAAGCGGCTGCGGCACGGCTACACGATCGTCAAGCGCGCGCTGCTGGACCGCACGCGCGCCCGGTTCCCCGAGCCGGACGACCTCGACGCCCCCGGCATGGGCGAACAGGAAGGCCACTACCAGCCGTTGGCCGAGCCGGTGTACCGGCTGAGCGCCCCGATCGAGCACATGGACCTCGACCCGGTGCGCACCTGGTTCGACCGGCACAACCGGTACTCGGACTGGGAGGCGTGGCTGGAGGAGCACCCCGAGGTGCGGGAGCAGATCCGGACCGCCAAGACCCGGCAGGGCCAGATCTTCCACCGGGCGCCGCTGAAGCCGCTGGTGTCGTTCGCCTACGCCTATGTCTACCGGCGTGGCTTCCTCGACGGCCGGGCCGGCTTCGACTACGCGCTGGCGATGAGCTTCTACCGCTGGCAGATCGGCCTCAAGGCCAGGGAACTGCGCGACGGTTAG
- a CDS encoding CBM96 family carbohydrate-binding protein, translating to MGAVLTLAAGVMAGSNVLNGSSAEALTPPVGVTAEELPTWQTNGVVYAMAEADGVVYVGGTFSTIRPPGAASGTQEQPALNFAALDAATGEPVASCDLSFTIGTGTATIRAMDVSPDGETLYVGGSFGSVNGSGASSLAAFDIPSCDRVSFPTAANGIVRAIEAGTDRVYLGGDFTELSGQQRSRFGAVDTSGAVQSWTANADEIGKAIALTPDGQNVILGGDFFRMNGADSHALAIVSASTGANVRTYPVGFFHTNSTVQSIATDSTSFYTGNEGTGGGVFDGRAAFNLSNFNQRWRDTCLGATQDVLPYNNALYSVHHAHDCSSMGEFPNQPRYHMFAQDVTNQTKLGWFPNTNDGLGEAIGPRVLSLSTDHPSDNRDFLWIGGGFTTVNGVAQWGLTRFASSPDTETPSTPETHATSLVPGRIDFTWRPSLDLDDSRLTYRVYRDGGSSPVHTVDSSSVPWVRTQLTYADTSVTAGESHTYRVTATDAAGNTSALSTPVTITAAGSGQPYADAVRADNPLLYWRFDEPANTFASDSSGNNSGGVHRGGPTRGVTPPAVPGTDAAGIGYDGTDAYTYSDRIYSGVTRLTLETWFKTSTTSGGQLIGQGNRVLEESTTRDNKIYMLNDGRLTFGLYNLTYRTITSSRSYNDNRWHHVAASVGNNGMRLYVDGQQVASSILTTSARNATSYWRVGGDSLQGWPSRPASDFFAGQIDEAAVYGAQLSATRIGAHYAAATAPTDTVTAVEPTADTYVNGSATTTNYGTNSQLAVRGTSAYESYLNFDIPAAPSGQVLKSAALRVRVSGDSIAGSVDDFSVVPINGAWTETGATYATRPALGSTVLGTLNAPDTPGGSHTVQLDLDTIEAALGSQYDLALTSAGTDSLWLWSGEYSTASYRPQLLLTFGAP from the coding sequence GTGGGCGCCGTGCTGACGCTGGCCGCGGGGGTGATGGCGGGGTCGAACGTGCTGAACGGCTCGTCCGCCGAGGCCCTCACCCCGCCGGTCGGCGTGACCGCGGAGGAGCTGCCGACCTGGCAGACCAACGGCGTTGTCTACGCGATGGCCGAGGCCGACGGCGTGGTCTACGTCGGCGGCACGTTCTCCACCATCCGCCCGCCCGGCGCCGCGTCCGGCACCCAGGAGCAGCCCGCGCTCAACTTCGCGGCCCTGGACGCCGCCACCGGTGAGCCGGTGGCGAGCTGCGACCTGTCGTTCACCATCGGCACCGGCACCGCGACGATCCGCGCGATGGACGTGTCGCCGGACGGCGAGACGCTGTACGTCGGCGGCAGCTTCGGCTCGGTCAACGGCTCGGGCGCCAGCAGCCTGGCCGCGTTCGACATCCCGAGCTGCGACCGCGTCTCGTTCCCCACCGCGGCCAACGGCATCGTCCGGGCCATCGAGGCGGGCACCGACCGGGTGTACCTGGGCGGTGACTTCACGGAGCTGAGTGGCCAGCAGCGGTCGCGCTTCGGCGCGGTCGACACCTCCGGCGCGGTCCAGAGCTGGACGGCCAACGCCGACGAGATCGGCAAGGCGATCGCTCTCACCCCGGACGGCCAGAACGTCATCCTGGGCGGCGACTTCTTCCGGATGAACGGCGCCGACTCGCACGCGCTGGCCATCGTGAGCGCCAGCACCGGGGCCAATGTGCGCACCTACCCGGTCGGCTTCTTCCACACCAACTCGACGGTGCAGTCCATCGCCACCGACTCGACCAGCTTCTACACGGGCAACGAGGGCACCGGCGGCGGCGTGTTCGACGGCCGGGCGGCGTTCAACCTGAGCAACTTCAACCAGCGCTGGCGAGACACCTGCCTGGGCGCCACGCAGGACGTGCTGCCCTACAACAACGCCCTGTACAGCGTGCACCACGCGCACGACTGCTCCAGCATGGGCGAATTCCCCAACCAGCCGCGCTACCACATGTTCGCGCAGGACGTGACGAATCAGACGAAGCTCGGCTGGTTCCCCAACACCAACGACGGCCTCGGCGAGGCGATCGGCCCGCGCGTGCTGTCCCTGTCCACCGATCACCCGTCGGACAACCGGGACTTCCTCTGGATCGGCGGCGGCTTCACCACCGTCAACGGCGTGGCGCAGTGGGGCCTGACCCGTTTCGCCAGCTCCCCCGACACCGAGACCCCGTCGACCCCGGAGACGCACGCCACCAGCCTCGTCCCCGGGCGGATCGACTTCACCTGGCGGCCCAGCCTGGACCTGGACGACAGCCGGCTCACCTACCGCGTCTACCGCGACGGCGGCAGCTCGCCGGTCCACACCGTGGACTCCAGCTCGGTGCCGTGGGTGCGGACCCAGCTGACCTACGCGGACACCAGCGTGACGGCGGGCGAGTCCCACACCTACCGGGTGACGGCCACCGACGCGGCCGGCAACACCAGCGCGCTGTCCACGCCGGTCACCATCACGGCGGCCGGCAGCGGCCAGCCGTACGCCGACGCGGTCCGCGCCGACAACCCGCTGCTGTACTGGCGGTTCGACGAGCCGGCGAACACCTTCGCCTCCGACTCCTCGGGCAACAACAGCGGCGGCGTCCACCGCGGCGGCCCGACGCGCGGTGTGACCCCGCCGGCCGTGCCCGGCACCGACGCCGCGGGCATCGGCTACGACGGCACGGACGCCTACACCTACAGCGACCGGATCTACTCGGGCGTGACGCGGCTGACCCTGGAGACGTGGTTCAAGACGTCGACCACCTCCGGCGGCCAGCTCATCGGCCAGGGCAACCGCGTCCTGGAGGAGAGCACCACCCGTGACAACAAGATCTACATGCTCAACGACGGCCGCCTGACGTTCGGCCTGTACAACCTCACCTACCGGACGATCACCAGCAGCCGTTCGTACAACGACAACCGCTGGCACCACGTCGCCGCCTCGGTCGGCAACAACGGCATGCGGCTGTACGTGGACGGACAGCAGGTCGCCAGCAGCATCCTGACCACCTCGGCCAGGAACGCCACCAGCTACTGGCGCGTCGGCGGCGACAGCCTCCAGGGCTGGCCCAGCCGGCCGGCCAGCGACTTCTTCGCCGGTCAGATCGACGAGGCCGCCGTCTACGGCGCCCAGCTCTCCGCGACGCGCATCGGCGCGCACTACGCGGCGGCGACGGCGCCGACCGACACGGTCACCGCGGTGGAGCCGACGGCCGACACGTATGTGAACGGCTCGGCCACCACCACCAACTACGGGACCAACTCGCAGCTCGCGGTCCGCGGCACGTCGGCGTACGAGAGCTATCTCAACTTCGATATTCCGGCGGCCCCTTCGGGGCAGGTGCTGAAGAGCGCGGCACTGCGGGTGCGGGTGAGCGGCGACTCGATCGCCGGATCGGTGGACGACTTCAGCGTCGTGCCGATCAACGGCGCCTGGACGGAGACGGGCGCCACGTACGCCACCCGCCCGGCGCTGGGCAGTACGGTGCTGGGCACGCTCAACGCGCCGGACACCCCCGGTGGTTCGCACACGGTCCAGCTGGATCTCGACACCATCGAAGCGGCTCTGGGCAGTCAGTACGACCTGGCGCTGACCAGCGCCGGGACGGACAGTCTGTGGCTGTGGTCCGGCGAGTACTCGACGGCGAGCTACCGTCCCCAGCTCCTGCTGACCTTCGGAGCACCCTGA
- the gmd gene encoding GDP-mannose 4,6-dehydratase, with the protein MGKTALITGVTGQDGSYLAELLMEKGYTVHGLVRRASTFNTERIDHVYQDPQEPGRTLVLHYADLSDGVALVNLLRELRPDEVYNLGAQSHVRVSFDAPMYTADVTGLGTLRLLEAIRASGIDTRIYQASSSEMFGATPPPQNEKTPFHPRSPYGCAKVYSYWSTVNYREAYGLFAVNGILFNHESPRRGETFVTRKITRAVARIRAGLQDRLYMGNLDAVRDWGYAPEYVESMWRMLQRDEPDDYVVATGVPATVRDFLQAAFTAGGLDWTEHVLFDPKYERPSEVDALVGDASKARDLLGWEPAVRWRELAELMVEADIAALDAELSGARVRIDR; encoded by the coding sequence ATGGGTAAAACCGCGCTGATCACCGGTGTCACCGGCCAGGACGGGTCATATCTGGCCGAGCTGCTCATGGAGAAGGGCTACACCGTGCACGGGCTCGTGCGCCGCGCCTCGACCTTCAACACCGAACGGATCGACCACGTCTACCAGGACCCGCAGGAGCCGGGCCGGACACTGGTGCTGCACTACGCCGACCTGTCCGACGGAGTGGCGCTGGTGAACCTGCTCCGCGAGCTGCGGCCCGACGAGGTGTACAACCTCGGCGCCCAGTCACACGTCCGGGTCTCCTTCGACGCCCCGATGTACACGGCGGACGTCACCGGGCTCGGCACGCTGCGGCTGCTGGAGGCGATCCGGGCGAGCGGCATCGACACCAGGATCTACCAGGCATCGTCCTCGGAGATGTTCGGCGCGACCCCACCGCCGCAGAACGAGAAGACGCCGTTCCACCCGCGCAGCCCGTACGGCTGCGCCAAGGTCTACAGCTACTGGTCCACGGTGAACTACCGAGAGGCATACGGACTGTTCGCGGTCAACGGCATCCTGTTCAATCACGAGTCGCCGCGCCGGGGTGAAACGTTCGTCACCCGGAAGATCACGCGGGCCGTGGCCCGGATCCGGGCCGGCCTCCAGGACCGCCTGTACATGGGTAATCTGGACGCGGTCCGGGACTGGGGGTACGCGCCCGAATACGTCGAGTCGATGTGGCGGATGCTCCAGCGCGACGAGCCGGACGACTACGTGGTGGCCACCGGAGTGCCGGCCACCGTCCGGGACTTCCTCCAGGCCGCGTTCACCGCGGGCGGTCTGGACTGGACCGAGCACGTCCTGTTCGACCCCAAGTACGAACGGCCCAGCGAGGTGGACGCACTGGTCGGCGACGCCAGCAAGGCGCGCGACCTGCTCGGCTGGGAGCCCGCCGTGCGGTGGCGCGAGCTCGCGGAGCTGATGGTCGAGGCGGACATCGCCGCGCTGGACGCCGAGTTGAGCGGGGCTAGGGTCCGGATCGATCGATGA
- a CDS encoding GDP-L-fucose synthase family protein, which produces MTTLLQPATRIFVAGHRGLVGSAIARVLADEGYDVVTRTRAELDLRDEERTREYLCDVRPDAVVLAAATVGGIMANQTFPVRFLEDNLRIQLSVIAGAHAADVDRLLFLGSSCIYPKLAPQPITEDALLTGPLEPTNEPYALAKIAGISQVRSYRRQYGRSYISAMPTNLYGPGDNFDPETSHVLPALIRRFHEAKREGRPEVVLWGTGTPRREFLHSDDLARACLLLLREYDDGSPVNVGCGEDLTIAELAATIADAVGYTGRVAWDPAKPDGTPRKLLDIGRLRKLGFAPGIPLARGIRETYEWWLNHAS; this is translated from the coding sequence ATGACAACTCTGCTTCAGCCGGCCACCCGGATATTCGTCGCGGGTCACCGCGGCCTGGTCGGGTCCGCCATCGCCCGCGTCCTGGCGGACGAGGGCTACGACGTGGTGACCAGGACCCGGGCCGAGCTGGATCTGCGGGACGAGGAGCGGACGCGGGAGTACCTGTGCGACGTCCGGCCGGACGCCGTGGTGCTGGCCGCCGCCACGGTGGGGGGGATCATGGCGAACCAGACGTTCCCTGTCCGCTTCCTTGAGGACAATCTGCGGATCCAGCTCAGTGTGATCGCCGGGGCGCATGCCGCCGACGTCGACCGGCTGTTGTTCCTCGGCTCGTCGTGCATCTACCCCAAGCTCGCCCCGCAGCCCATCACCGAGGATGCGCTGCTGACGGGACCGCTGGAGCCGACGAACGAGCCGTACGCCCTGGCGAAGATCGCGGGGATCTCCCAGGTGCGCTCCTACCGTCGGCAGTACGGACGGTCCTACATCTCCGCCATGCCGACAAATCTCTACGGGCCCGGGGACAATTTCGACCCCGAGACCTCTCATGTGCTGCCCGCGCTGATCCGCCGCTTCCACGAGGCGAAGCGGGAAGGCCGCCCGGAGGTGGTGCTGTGGGGCACGGGGACACCGCGCCGCGAGTTCCTGCACAGCGACGACCTCGCGCGGGCCTGCCTGCTGCTGCTGCGCGAGTACGACGACGGGTCGCCGGTCAACGTCGGCTGCGGCGAGGACCTGACGATCGCGGAGCTGGCCGCGACGATCGCCGACGCCGTCGGCTACACCGGCCGGGTCGCGTGGGACCCGGCCAAGCCGGACGGGACGCCGCGCAAGCTGCTCGACATCGGCCGGCTGCGGAAGCTGGGCTTCGCCCCCGGCATCCCGCTGGCGCGCGGCATCCGGGAGACGTACGAGTGGTGGCTGAACCATGCCTCTTGA
- a CDS encoding sugar transferase, producing the protein MRHPQPSRTGTIRRPTVAGHRSVRSRDTARWYPLVAVAADALGVFVPVSLAYAFASETRPFASATVATFCWLTVRSLGRRYGARTLGESRGFLATVHDWLIMLGLLAGLRAVTGETSAVSSAFLGLTPALLITAVTGAAIHGHLTGQRHQAHALRRVLVVGEPATADAVAAQLAARTDHAYVVIGIVPAGAGELTGGVPELGRLIDPDPEPALAVPDLIPEGPDGSIVLAAARRHDADMVLVVPGSRLTGERLRRLTWAVQDAGLSLAIASGLTEVALRRLSVSATAGLNLLHIAPPLRRGTQPALKCVLDRVAAALILLVLSPPLLALALAVRLDSRGPVLYRQTRIGFRGTPFTLWKFRTMVADADQRRPELEADNEHLAGPLFKIRRDPRVTRLGRVLRRTSLDELPQLINVLRGDMALVGPRPPLPDEVARYGAVELRRLGVRPGLTGLWQVSGRSDLSWDEGLALDLFYTDNWSVTGDLDVLARTLRAVVDGRGAY; encoded by the coding sequence ATGCGTCATCCACAACCATCGCGTACAGGCACGATACGAAGACCAACCGTGGCCGGACACCGCTCAGTCCGAAGCCGCGATACCGCTCGCTGGTATCCACTGGTCGCCGTCGCCGCCGACGCGCTGGGGGTCTTCGTCCCCGTCTCGCTCGCTTATGCCTTCGCCTCCGAAACCCGTCCCTTCGCCTCGGCGACCGTCGCCACGTTCTGCTGGCTCACCGTCCGTTCTCTCGGCCGCCGTTACGGCGCCAGGACGCTGGGCGAATCGCGCGGTTTCCTCGCCACCGTCCACGACTGGCTGATCATGCTCGGCCTGCTCGCCGGTCTCCGCGCGGTGACCGGCGAGACCTCCGCCGTCTCCTCCGCGTTTCTCGGCCTCACTCCCGCCCTGTTGATCACCGCTGTGACCGGCGCGGCGATCCACGGCCACCTGACGGGACAGCGCCACCAGGCGCACGCCCTGCGCCGGGTGCTGGTCGTGGGCGAGCCGGCCACCGCCGACGCGGTCGCCGCCCAGCTCGCCGCCCGCACCGACCACGCCTATGTGGTCATCGGCATCGTGCCGGCCGGCGCCGGCGAGCTGACCGGCGGCGTTCCCGAGCTGGGCCGGCTGATCGACCCGGACCCCGAACCGGCCCTCGCCGTCCCGGATCTGATACCCGAGGGGCCCGACGGCTCCATCGTGCTGGCCGCCGCGCGCCGCCACGACGCGGACATGGTGCTCGTCGTGCCCGGCTCGCGGCTCACCGGGGAGCGGCTGCGGCGGCTGACCTGGGCCGTGCAGGACGCCGGCCTGTCGCTGGCGATCGCCTCCGGGCTGACCGAGGTGGCGCTGCGCAGACTGTCGGTCTCCGCCACCGCCGGCCTCAACCTCCTGCACATCGCGCCACCGCTGCGCCGGGGTACGCAACCGGCGTTGAAGTGCGTGCTCGACCGGGTGGCCGCCGCGCTGATCCTGCTGGTCCTCAGCCCGCCGCTGCTCGCGCTGGCCCTCGCGGTCCGGCTGGACTCGCGCGGCCCGGTGCTCTACCGGCAGACCCGGATCGGCTTCCGGGGCACGCCGTTCACCCTCTGGAAGTTCCGCACCATGGTCGCCGACGCCGATCAGCGGCGGCCCGAGCTGGAGGCGGACAACGAGCACCTGGCCGGACCGCTGTTCAAGATCCGCCGCGACCCCCGCGTCACCCGCCTCGGGCGCGTCCTGCGCCGCACCTCGCTCGACGAGCTGCCGCAGCTCATCAACGTGCTGCGTGGCGACATGGCCCTGGTCGGCCCGCGCCCGCCGCTGCCCGACGAGGTCGCCCGGTACGGCGCGGTGGAGTTGCGCCGGCTCGGCGTGCGGCCGGGCCTGACCGGTCTGTGGCAGGTCAGCGGGCGCTCGGACCTCTCCTGGGACGAGGGGCTGGCGCTCGATCTCTTCTACACGGACAACTGGTCGGTCACCGGCGACCTGGACGTGCTGGCCCGCACCCTCCGCGCGGTGGTCGATGGCCGCGGCGCGTACTAG
- a CDS encoding LysR family transcriptional regulator, protein MLDLTRLRILVAVAREGSVTAAAEALHYAQPSVSHHLARLEAEVGVVLVRRAGRGILLTDAGWLLVARAEEILGQVESARAELAAHAGLRTGRVRLAAFPSALATLVPPAAARLAADHPGIELALTEAEPPEALTALRNADVDAALIFEHGEPVPGDRRHTTVTPLREEPMYVVTPADGEFAGPRGQLATFAGENWIAGCERCRTHLAALCERAGFAPRITFETDDYVAVQALVAAGLGVGVLPGLALAAHRHPGVRADRLPGDLRRVSLAVYGKPPAALPVQAFAEALSAVDTTVW, encoded by the coding sequence GTGCTCGACCTCACCCGGCTCCGGATCCTGGTCGCGGTGGCCCGGGAGGGCTCGGTCACCGCCGCCGCCGAGGCGCTCCACTACGCGCAGCCCTCGGTCAGCCACCACCTCGCCCGGCTGGAGGCCGAGGTGGGCGTGGTGCTGGTGCGGCGGGCCGGGCGCGGCATCCTGCTCACCGACGCCGGGTGGCTCCTGGTGGCCCGCGCCGAGGAGATCCTCGGTCAGGTCGAGTCGGCGCGAGCGGAGCTGGCCGCCCACGCCGGGCTGCGCACCGGCCGGGTGCGGCTGGCCGCCTTCCCCTCGGCGCTGGCGACGCTGGTGCCGCCGGCCGCCGCGCGGCTCGCGGCGGACCACCCCGGGATCGAGCTGGCGCTCACCGAGGCCGAGCCGCCGGAGGCGCTGACCGCGCTGCGGAACGCGGACGTGGACGCGGCGCTGATCTTCGAGCACGGCGAGCCGGTGCCGGGTGACCGACGCCACACCACGGTGACGCCGCTGCGGGAGGAACCGATGTACGTGGTGACGCCGGCCGACGGTGAGTTCGCCGGGCCGCGCGGCCAACTCGCCACGTTCGCCGGGGAGAACTGGATCGCCGGCTGCGAACGCTGCCGCACCCATCTGGCGGCGCTGTGCGAACGCGCCGGGTTCGCGCCGCGGATCACGTTCGAGACCGACGACTACGTGGCCGTGCAGGCGCTCGTCGCCGCCGGTCTGGGGGTCGGCGTGCTGCCGGGGCTCGCGCTCGCCGCGCACCGCCACCCCGGCGTGCGGGCGGACCGGCTGCCCGGCGACCTGCGCCGCGTATCGCTCGCGGTGTACGGAAAGCCGCCCGCGGCACTGCCCGTTCAGGCGTTCGCGGAAGCGTTGTCGGCGGTCGACACGACGGTCTGGTAG
- a CDS encoding threonine ammonia-lyase, with the protein MRPPTITDALRARRLLADHLPPTPMWSYPALNAAAGATVLIKHENTQPTGAFKVRGGLTLLAGMDPAERSRGVLGYSTGNHAQSLAYAAARFGAPCVIVMPEDPNPAKARAVRALGAELIEHGADLDAAAAHAGKVAADRGMRLVSAGDEPALIAGVATAYLEVFEREPALDAIVVPVGAGSGAAAACLVAAAVAPGCRVIAVQSAASPAAYESWRAGVPLTRPNRTRVEGLAAGCGFALPQGLLRSRLADFVLVDDDAIAEAQWTLMRDAHTLAEGAGAAALAAVLAAPGDFAGQRVAVMVTGGNASEREIRACGGITAAA; encoded by the coding sequence ATGCGACCGCCGACGATCACCGACGCCCTGCGCGCCCGCCGCCTGCTGGCGGACCACCTGCCGCCCACCCCGATGTGGTCCTACCCGGCGCTGAACGCCGCCGCCGGGGCCACCGTCCTGATCAAGCACGAGAACACCCAGCCGACCGGCGCCTTCAAGGTGCGCGGCGGCCTCACCCTCCTCGCGGGGATGGACCCGGCCGAACGCTCCCGCGGCGTCCTCGGGTACTCCACGGGCAACCACGCCCAGTCCCTCGCCTACGCCGCCGCCCGGTTCGGCGCGCCCTGCGTCATCGTCATGCCCGAGGACCCGAACCCGGCCAAGGCGCGGGCGGTGCGCGCGCTGGGCGCCGAGCTGATCGAGCACGGCGCGGACCTCGACGCCGCCGCCGCGCACGCCGGGAAGGTCGCCGCCGACCGTGGCATGCGGCTGGTCAGCGCGGGCGACGAACCGGCCCTCATCGCCGGGGTCGCCACCGCGTACCTGGAGGTCTTCGAGCGGGAGCCCGCGCTCGACGCGATCGTGGTGCCGGTCGGGGCGGGGAGCGGCGCCGCCGCGGCCTGTCTGGTCGCCGCCGCCGTGGCCCCCGGCTGCCGGGTGATCGCCGTCCAGTCCGCCGCCTCGCCCGCCGCGTACGAGTCCTGGCGGGCGGGTGTGCCGCTGACCCGGCCCAACCGGACCCGGGTGGAGGGCCTCGCCGCCGGCTGCGGGTTCGCGCTGCCCCAGGGGCTGCTGCGCTCGCGTCTGGCCGACTTCGTGCTCGTCGACGATGACGCCATCGCGGAGGCCCAGTGGACGCTGATGCGCGACGCGCACACCCTGGCCGAGGGCGCGGGTGCCGCCGCGCTGGCCGCCGTGCTCGCCGCCCCCGGGGACTTCGCCGGGCAGCGGGTGGCCGTGATGGTCACGGGCGGAAACGCCAGCGAGCGCGAGATCCGCGCCTGCGGCGGCATCACCGCCGCCGCCTGA